The sequence TTTATTAAAATATTTTAATTTAAAATAATCTCCGGTCCACCGATAAAAGTTTCTTTACCGTCTTCTAAGAGGATAGCTTGTTCATCTGTTAGCAAACGAATCTTTTTACCTGTTTCTTCTATAATTTTTTTCAAATCATCATCCATAGTTTTTACATAATGCGGACGGACTAAATAAGGTACATAAGCGAATGCCGTAAAATCCGACACGCCATACCAATTTCTCCCCTTTTTCAAAGATGCAAGAACGATACTCGGCGACATCAGATGTGAACCACTACTACAACCTACATAGATTAAACCTTTAGCCAATAAATCTTTTAAAATTTTTTCAAAGCCAGTTTCTCGGGCGTACTTAATTAAATAGAATGGATTTCCTCCCTCAACTTGAATTACATTCTTATCTTCAAAAAATTTATAGATCTCTTCCGTGGATTTATCTTTAATATCCATTTCTTCAAAATAAATGCCTGCTTTTATCATCTCTTGCCTATACTCTTCCATATAGGCTTTGAAATTTTCATCCTGTGCGCCTTTAATAGCAGTAGTAATTCTGCCGATACGAAGCTTATCTTTAGGAATGCCTAAATGATTATATCCTTCTTTAATTAGAAATTTCTCCTTTGAAGCTAGCAATATTTTCATAGGTCTTCAATAGATTTAGGGCCAATTTATGACTATTTTTATACTAGCATAACAGGGCTTTTTAGACACTAGATAATATAAGCCAAATAGTTGACAAAAATCAATATTTATGATATTTTATTAAATCGCTTCTTTGAAAAAATGGTCATTAAGTTGATTGTCTGTTGCCTCTTAAAGCAAGCGACTTCGGACAATCAACTTAATTTAAAACCAAAATAAAAAACATGAAAAAAATCATTGTTGTGTTACTTTGCGTTATTTGCATCGGTCTAAGCGGACAATTATTCGCTCAACCTGACTGTTCGAAACTTCCTTCTAAACATGTTCCGCCCTTGGCGGTTAATGATTTAGCAGGAATCATAGATCAGAACGTGCAACAATCTCTTGAAAAACAATTGTGTGACTATTTTAATCAAACCACAATTGCCTTAGTGGTTGTTACGGTAACAAGTCTTAATGGTCAAGATATAGAA is a genomic window of Candidatus Falkowbacteria bacterium containing:
- a CDS encoding Type 1 glutamine amidotransferase-like domain-containing protein, translated to MKILLASKEKFLIKEGYNHLGIPKDKLRIGRITTAIKGAQDENFKAYMEEYRQEMIKAGIYFEEMDIKDKSTEEIYKFFEDKNVIQVEGGNPFYLIKYARETGFEKILKDLLAKGLIYVGCSSGSHLMSPSIVLASLKKGRNWYGVSDFTAFAYVPYLVRPHYVKTMDDDLKKIIEETGKKIRLLTDEQAILLEDGKETFIGGPEIILN